GGTCTACGTTCAGTACCTCACCTGGCTCGGTCGCGTCGCTCAAGGAGACCTGGGACAGTCGCTCCGCACCCAGAGGCCCGTCCTCGACACCGTCGTCGAGCGCTTTCCCGCCACGCTTTATCTCGCCTTCGCCTCTCTCATCCTAGGCATCGTGATCGCGCTTCCTGCCGGCACCCTGGCGGCGGTCAAGCAAAATACCATCTACGACTATTCCGCGATGGGCTTTGCCCTTTTCGGCATCGCCGTGCCTAATTTTTTCTTCGCGCTCTTGCTCATCCTGGGCTTCGGCCTTTATCTCGGCTGGTTTCCCACGCTGGGATACATCGACCCTACGACCAACTTCCCGCGCTTTCTCTGGCATCTGACGCTGCCGGCCCTGGTGCTGGGAACCGACCTGGCTTCGACGGTGACGCGCTACGTCAGAGCCGAAATGCTCGAACAGCTCCGGCTCGACTACGTCCGCACAGCCAGGGCCAAGGGCGTGCCCCGGCGGCAGGTGATCTTCAAGCACACGCTCAAAAATTCGTTGATCGCCGCGACCACGGTCATCGGCCTTCAGGTGGGCCGGCTGCTCGGCGGCTCTACGGTGATCGAGACGGTCTTTGCCTGGCCCGGCGTCGCGCGCCTGGTCCTGGAGGCGGTGTACTCGCGCGACTATCCGCTCCTTCAGGGCGCGGTCTTGTTTTTGGCGTTCACCTACGTGGGTGTGAATCTGGTCGTCGACGTGCTTTACAAGGCGCTCGACCCGCGCATCTCGCTCAAATGATCTCGGCGGAAAAACAACCGGAATTCCCCGCCTCGCAAGAGCTCAGCACGCTCGGGCAGCGCCTGGCCGCGTCGTTCGCCGTACTCCTGCGCAACCGGCTGTCGGCTCTCGGGCTCTTCCTGGTGCTGATGGTTTTGTTGACGGCGTTGCTTGCGCCATATCTCACGACCCACGATCCTTTTCAGATGAATCTGCCCGACCGCCTCCAAAATCCCTCCACCGCGCACCTGATGGGAACCGACATCTACGGCCGGGATATTTTCACCCGCGTCGTCCTCGGGTCGCGCATCGCCATGCGCGTCGCCATGGGCGCGGTTCTTCTGGCGGTTCTGATCGGGGTTCCGATCGGCGCGGTTTCGGGCTACGCGGGCGGCTGGACGGACACGGTAGTGATGAGAATCGTCGATGCGTTTCTCGCCTTTCCCGGACGGCTTCTCGCCATCGCGCTGGTCGCCGCCATGGGACCCAACTTCCTGACGTTTTATCTGGCGATCGGATTGACTTCGATACCCGGGTACGTGCGCATCGTGCGCGCCAGCGTCTTATCGCAAAAAGAAAAGGAATACGTCGAGGCGGCGCGCATGACTGGCGAGTCGGAATTCCGGACTCTTTTCTTTCAGATCCTGCCCAACTGCGTCGCGCCGATTCTCGTCCTCGTGAGTCTCGATTTCGCGCACGCTATCTTGGTGGAGTCCTCGCTGAGTTTTTTGGGCCTGGGTTTTCCGCCGCCGGCGCCGAGCTGGGGCTTGATG
The window above is part of the Candidatus Binatia bacterium genome. Proteins encoded here:
- a CDS encoding ABC transporter permease produces the protein MTLYILRRLVQLIPVLFLASFIVFFIIHLIPGDPVEIMLGEERYDRQQYEILRKKMNLDQPVYVQYLTWLGRVAQGDLGQSLRTQRPVLDTVVERFPATLYLAFASLILGIVIALPAGTLAAVKQNTIYDYSAMGFALFGIAVPNFFFALLLILGFGLYLGWFPTLGYIDPTTNFPRFLWHLTLPALVLGTDLASTVTRYVRAEMLEQLRLDYVRTARAKGVPRRQVIFKHTLKNSLIAATTVIGLQVGRLLGGSTVIETVFAWPGVARLVLEAVYSRDYPLLQGAVLFLAFTYVGVNLVVDVLYKALDPRISLK
- a CDS encoding ABC transporter permease translates to MISAEKQPEFPASQELSTLGQRLAASFAVLLRNRLSALGLFLVLMVLLTALLAPYLTTHDPFQMNLPDRLQNPSTAHLMGTDIYGRDIFTRVVLGSRIAMRVAMGAVLLAVLIGVPIGAVSGYAGGWTDTVVMRIVDAFLAFPGRLLAIALVAAMGPNFLTFYLAIGLTSIPGYVRIVRASVLSQKEKEYVEAARMTGESEFRTLFFQILPNCVAPILVLVSLDFAHAILVESSLSFLGLGFPPPAPSWGLMLSEARGYMELAPHVAIIPGLVISLTILGFNLLGDGLRDIFDPRQYERE